The Lactobacillus sp. ESL0680 DNA segment TCGCACAAATGACAGATGCAGACATTACAACTCTGATGCAAGACAGTTCGATTATTCGTAACCGGCAAAAAATTACCGCTGCTATCAAGAACGCGAAAGCGATCTTAATTATTGAAGCCAAATATGGCAGTTTTGGTCATTATTTACAAGAATTTATCCAAACACCACTTATCAATCATCCGCAAACAATGGCTCAAATTCCAACAACAAGTGAAGTCGCCAAAAAGTTGGCAAAACAATTAAAAAAGGATGGCTTTTCTTTTGTTGGTCCTGTTGTAATTTATTCATATTTACAAGGCATCGGCCTCATTAATGACCATTTAGAAACCTGTCCTTTTAAATATCATAGCTAATCATCACTTATCTTTATAATTTTTTCCTTTCGTGTTACACTATTTCTATAATAAAAAGGAGCTGTGCTGGTAACACAACCCCTTAACGTAGAGCCACTAAAAGTGGTTTACTACCTGAAAATTAATTTTTACAAAACCGTCATTTCCTGGTAGAGTAAGACGGTTTTTGTTTACTCAAAATTACTTGAGCAAACTTCTTAGCAGTTCAACCACTAATGGCAGTAGATTGATTATCACTGCCGCCAGCAGCTGATACTGTTTCATTTTGACTAATATAAATGCTAATCCAACTAAACTAATAGCAAAAATTAACATCAGTGCCAAAATGATTTGCACCTACCTGTCCTCCCTTCTGATAATAGATTGGAGTATGAATCCACTCATGCTCATAGGCATCAGTCCTTTCACTCACAGGTAGTAAACCGTCTTTTAACTTTTCTACGTTCCTAATATTATACAAAAATATACTACTAAAGGCATCAATTTTTTAAAATAAACCAAAGAAAAAGCAGTGAATAAATTATTTATTCACTGCTTTTA contains these protein-coding regions:
- a CDS encoding DNA-3-methyladenine glycosylase I; translated protein: MEEYSRCPWGNSQDKLMQQYHDHEWGKLNLDEQYLYEMLVLELFQSGLNWSIVLHKRENFRRAFKNFIPEEVAQMTDADITTLMQDSSIIRNRQKITAAIKNAKAILIIEAKYGSFGHYLQEFIQTPLINHPQTMAQIPTTSEVAKKLAKQLKKDGFSFVGPVVIYSYLQGIGLINDHLETCPFKYHS